The window TTACCAACCGGATCTTTCTTCTACTTACAGAGTAGCTTAGAATCCGATCGCCGGAAACTTCGGATCAACGCCATTTTCTCCGATTCCAAGGATGAAATACGAGTACGTAATATAATGCCCATTTGTAATATTGGATTGATTCCAAATCctcataagatatttatttatataattaattaattaattatatatgtagGAAGGATCAACATACGGAGCGTATGCTAGTGTTCGTGATTTAGTGCTGGGATTTGATAATAAAGTCCTTCAAGCAGCACTTGGGGTAacatttatttaattgaaaataattataattaattttttgAAATAAATGTACAGATTTGAAAATTGAAATTAGAATTTAATGTGTGTGATTCTTTGATTCAGGTTGATGAAGAAGTGATACGAGAGTTAAGAAGTGGCGAAAATCAGCCGATGATTGTGCATGGAGTGACGAAAAAGGAACAGCGGTTAAGTGTTCATTATAGAATCATGAGGGCGTTTGTTGGACGTATGAAGAATGAAATAGTAATTGATGTGAATAAAAAGAGTAAAAACAAAGCGTATAATATACTCGATGCAAAGCGTGATGTCGAAAATTGTAACGGGTGGAGTCTCGTTGTTACGAGCAAACAATTGGACGCGTTGAAAGACTCCGATTTTGGTGTTTATATGGTTAATCTAACCAAGGTGAGGAGTATCAACGTGTAGTTTGTTAGTGTATGTAATTTCAATGTTTGTTGTGCTGATTTTGTATGATATTATAGGGGGCGATGATGGGTCCGCATTGGAACCCGATGACCGCAGAGATTGCGGTGGCGTTGAGAGGACGAGGAATGGTTCGTGTGGTGTGTCCGAGTACTATAGATGAAACAGAGTGTAAGAACTCGAGGTTTAGGGTTGAAGAAGGTGATGTGTTTGTAGTGCCGAGATACCATCCGATGGCTCAGATATCGTTTAATAACGAGTCGTTTGTGTTTGTGGGATTTACAACTACGCAAAAGAATAATCATCCACAGTATTTGGTTGGTTCAGCTTCGGTTTTTCAGGCGTTAGATAAAGAGGTTTTGGCGACGTCTTTGGGGGTTAGTAATAGAACTATGGACGAGATATTGTCGGCTCAAAGAGAAGCAATTATTGTCGAGTGCACTTCGTGTGCCGAGGACGAAGAACGGTTAATGGAAGAAGAAATTCAAAGAGAGGAAGAGGAAGAAGCTAAGAGAAAGGAAGAGGAAGAAAGGAAAAAAGAAGAGGAGGAAATTAGGAAAagggaggaagaagaagaagcgaAAAGAGAGCAAGAGGAAAAAAGGAAGAAGGAAGAAGAGGAAGCTAAGGAAAGGAAAGAGGAGGCGGCAAGGGAACAAGAAGAGGAGGAGGCTAGAAAACGAGAAGAGGAAGCCGCTAAACAACGAGAAGAAGAGGCTAGAAGGCGACAACAAGAAGAGGAAGCCGCTAGACAAGAAGAGGAAGAGGCTAGAAGACGACAACGTGAAGAGGCTGGCAGGCGACGACAAGAAGAACAAGAGGAAGAGGCTAGACGAAGACAAGAAGAAGAGGATGCCGCAAGACAAGAGGAAGAAGAGGCC of the Rutidosis leptorrhynchoides isolate AG116_Rl617_1_P2 chromosome 5, CSIRO_AGI_Rlap_v1, whole genome shotgun sequence genome contains:
- the LOC139849148 gene encoding vicilin-like seed storage protein At4g36700 → MTNTTSYLSISVVLSAYFVVSLLVFFPHSTTALHEAEKKEESGNIPVPVNHGTLVKKDQRRSLVTAESGEISAVKVSDGRDGFYHLQFITMEPNSLFLPVHLHSDMVFYVDSGSGTLSWIDVEKDDDKLKQVELHTGDVYRLPTGSFFYLQSSLESDRRKLRINAIFSDSKDEIREGSTYGAYASVRDLVLGFDNKVLQAALGVDEEVIRELRSGENQPMIVHGVTKKEQRLSVHYRIMRAFVGRMKNEIVIDVNKKSKNKAYNILDAKRDVENCNGWSLVVTSKQLDALKDSDFGVYMVNLTKGAMMGPHWNPMTAEIAVALRGRGMVRVVCPSTIDETECKNSRFRVEEGDVFVVPRYHPMAQISFNNESFVFVGFTTTQKNNHPQYLVGSASVFQALDKEVLATSLGVSNRTMDEILSAQREAIIVECTSCAEDEERLMEEEIQREEEEEAKRKEEEERKKEEEEIRKREEEEEAKREQEEKRKKEEEEAKERKEEAAREQEEEEARKREEEAAKQREEEARRRQQEEEAARQEEEEARRRQREEAGRRRQEEQEEEARRRQEEEDAARQEEEEAARRWQEEEESARKRKEQREEEARRQQEEEASRQQEEEARRQEEEEARRQEEEAARQRREQEEEEAARRREEADRQQQEADRQQQEEEAARRQQRQGEGRRRGGGGRGGQGGEGEAARREEEEMARRQREADAASRGRRGGGSLEE